A part of Gramella sp. MAR_2010_147 genomic DNA contains:
- the ubiE gene encoding bifunctional demethylmenaquinone methyltransferase/2-methoxy-6-polyprenyl-1,4-benzoquinol methylase UbiE — MSKKVTPYKDSKLTKKKQVEQMFDNISGNYDGLNRVISLGTDVKWRKKVVATIAATNPESILDIATGTGDLAIQMVNTGAKRIVGLDLSQGMLDVGRKKISEKGLDSQIEMIQGDSENLPFEKNSFDAITVAFGVRNFENLEKGLEEIHRVLKPGGIFVVLETSVPTKFPYKQGYRLYSNLILPVIGKIFSKDKDAYSYLSESAANFPYGDAFNNILLKVGFIDVEDLPQTFGVSTIYIASK, encoded by the coding sequence ATGAGTAAAAAGGTTACGCCTTACAAGGATTCCAAACTCACAAAAAAGAAGCAGGTAGAGCAAATGTTTGATAACATATCAGGCAATTATGATGGGCTGAACCGTGTGATCTCTTTAGGAACGGATGTGAAATGGAGAAAAAAAGTAGTTGCTACTATAGCGGCTACAAACCCGGAGAGTATTCTAGATATTGCAACTGGCACAGGTGACCTTGCTATACAAATGGTAAACACAGGAGCTAAACGCATTGTGGGTTTAGATCTCTCTCAAGGCATGCTAGATGTGGGTCGTAAGAAGATCTCGGAAAAAGGACTCGATTCCCAAATCGAGATGATCCAGGGAGATTCAGAAAACCTTCCTTTTGAAAAAAATTCTTTTGATGCTATTACCGTCGCCTTTGGAGTCAGAAATTTCGAAAATCTTGAAAAAGGTCTTGAAGAAATTCATAGAGTTTTGAAACCCGGGGGTATTTTCGTAGTATTGGAAACTTCGGTACCAACAAAATTTCCCTACAAACAAGGTTATCGTTTATATTCTAATCTAATACTACCTGTTATCGGAAAAATATTTTCAAAAGACAAGGATGCATATTCCTACCTTAGTGAAAGTGCAGCTAATTTTCCTTATGGCGATGCTTTCAACAATATTTTACTAAAAGTTGGGTTTATAGATGTAGAAGATTTGCCTCAAACATTTGGCGTTTCAACAATATACATTGCTTCAAAGTAA
- the trkA gene encoding Trk system potassium transporter TrkA: MKIIIAGAGEVGFHLAKLLSFESQDITLIDPNRDNLAYADTHLDIRTVKGDASSIRILKEAQVKHTDMVISVTSSEATNITVCVLAKQLGAKRTIARISNTEYLENQGELGFTRFGIDELISPEALASREIELLLNQSAFNDSYEFEEGALTMIGVSLSRTATFVGKTVKEAAKIFPELNFVPIAIQRFGTQYTLIPRGDTQFKDGDQVYFVTLKNGVEELYKLTGKIKQDIKNVMVLGGSKIGRKTAQDLCRNNFKVKLVEKDRDKAYELADELPNTLIINGDGRNVELLEEENIHDMDAFIAVTGNSETNIMSCLVAKSKSVKKTISLVENMDYFQLSHSIGIDTLINKKLLAANNIFRFVRKGEVVAMTKLNNMNAELLEFIVKPKSQVSDKKIKDLDFPRSAIIGGIIRDGEGLIALGDFLIKPGDRIVVCCLPRSINKVEKLFL, from the coding sequence ATGAAAATAATTATCGCCGGCGCAGGTGAAGTAGGATTTCATTTAGCTAAATTACTTTCCTTTGAATCTCAGGATATCACGCTAATTGACCCCAATAGAGATAATCTTGCTTATGCAGATACTCATTTGGATATTAGAACGGTTAAAGGTGATGCGAGTTCCATTAGAATTCTTAAAGAAGCCCAGGTAAAACATACAGATATGGTAATAAGTGTAACTTCTAGCGAGGCTACCAATATTACTGTTTGCGTACTGGCTAAACAACTTGGAGCTAAAAGGACTATTGCGAGAATTTCAAATACTGAATATCTTGAAAATCAGGGAGAATTAGGGTTTACAAGATTCGGTATAGATGAATTGATTTCTCCTGAGGCTTTGGCATCTCGAGAGATTGAATTACTGCTGAATCAATCTGCTTTTAATGATAGCTATGAATTTGAGGAAGGAGCGTTGACGATGATTGGCGTTAGTTTATCCCGGACCGCTACTTTTGTGGGGAAGACTGTCAAAGAAGCGGCTAAGATTTTTCCTGAATTAAATTTTGTTCCAATTGCTATTCAGAGATTTGGCACTCAATATACCCTAATTCCAAGGGGTGATACTCAGTTTAAAGATGGTGATCAGGTCTATTTTGTTACGCTGAAGAATGGTGTAGAAGAGCTTTACAAACTTACAGGAAAAATTAAGCAGGATATTAAGAATGTGATGGTTCTTGGAGGTAGTAAAATTGGTAGAAAAACAGCTCAGGATTTATGCCGGAATAATTTTAAAGTTAAACTGGTTGAGAAGGATAGAGATAAGGCATATGAACTTGCAGATGAACTCCCCAATACATTAATTATTAATGGAGATGGAAGAAATGTCGAGCTGCTTGAAGAAGAGAATATTCATGATATGGACGCTTTCATTGCGGTAACGGGAAATTCTGAAACTAATATAATGTCCTGTCTGGTAGCGAAATCTAAAAGCGTTAAAAAGACAATCTCTCTTGTTGAAAATATGGATTATTTTCAACTAAGCCATTCCATTGGGATAGACACTCTAATTAATAAAAAGCTTTTAGCTGCAAATAATATTTTTCGATTTGTTAGGAAAGGAGAGGTTGTAGCAATGACCAAATTGAACAATATGAATGCCGAGTTACTGGAGTTTATAGTGAAACCAAAATCACAGGTTAGTGATAAAAAGATAAAAGATCTTGATTTTCCAAGATCAGCCATCATAGGAGGTATTATTAGAGATGGAGAAGGTCTTATTGCCCTGGGTGATTTTCTAATTAAACCCGGTGACAGGATCGTTGTATGTTGTCTTCCCAGATCTATCAATAAAGTTGAAAAACTATTCTTATAA
- a CDS encoding RNA methyltransferase, translating into MLSKSQIKLIKSLSQKKFRNKHKLFVVEGLKGVKEFLDSDFKLVSLYFTEEQFEVADRFLNKIDQKDLKKISFLKTPQNALAVFEIPRNEENQSKGLTLVLDGIRDPGNLGTIIRLCDWFGIENLICSPDTVDCFNPKVVQASMGSLTRVSISYNDLLPFLKKNSHMPVFGTMLDGENIYSAKLPEEAFLVMGNEANGISQEIQNLISKKITIPQFGNIRETESLNVATATSIILSEFRRNSAIEK; encoded by the coding sequence ATGCTTAGCAAAAGCCAGATTAAGTTAATAAAAAGTCTTTCTCAAAAAAAGTTTAGAAATAAGCATAAACTCTTTGTGGTGGAAGGTTTGAAAGGAGTGAAGGAATTTTTAGATTCTGATTTTAAACTAGTATCACTCTATTTCACTGAAGAACAGTTTGAAGTTGCTGACAGATTTTTAAATAAAATAGATCAAAAGGATTTAAAGAAAATAAGTTTTCTAAAGACTCCTCAAAATGCACTGGCTGTTTTTGAAATTCCGAGAAATGAAGAAAACCAGTCAAAAGGTTTAACTCTGGTGTTGGATGGGATTAGGGATCCTGGGAATTTAGGAACGATCATAAGGTTGTGTGATTGGTTTGGTATTGAAAACCTTATTTGTTCTCCAGATACAGTAGATTGTTTTAATCCAAAAGTTGTACAGGCTAGTATGGGCTCTTTAACTAGGGTGAGCATTTCTTACAATGACTTATTGCCTTTTCTGAAAAAAAACAGCCATATGCCAGTTTTTGGGACTATGCTGGATGGAGAGAATATATATTCAGCAAAATTGCCTGAAGAGGCTTTTTTGGTTATGGGTAATGAGGCAAACGGTATTTCTCAAGAAATTCAAAATTTAATTTCAAAAAAGATAACAATTCCTCAATTCGGTAACATACGTGAGACCGAAAGCCTGAATGTGGCCACTGCAACCTCAATAATTTTAAGTGAATTCAGAAGAAATTCCGCTATTGAAAAGTAA
- a CDS encoding porin family protein, with protein sequence MKKLIAIILIALFYNTSQAQIFSGERVLNQQNFDQQRWSWGYFLGLNSYDFNFDYENYNPSPVTGQDFVVEKRIGFNVGLIGNLKLNNNIDLRIEPGVNFNTRGFQALRADANTYREISSTYVHIPLLVKFNANRLNNFRPFVVGGVSTSINLSSNENNPDDNSAGQFRMTTNSYYYEIGFGIDLYLYYFKLSPSIRGVFAINDELIRDEDPNSLYTGNVDKMSSRAIFINFTFQ encoded by the coding sequence ATGAAAAAATTAATTGCGATAATTCTTATTGCTCTATTTTATAATACCTCCCAAGCTCAAATATTCTCCGGAGAACGCGTACTAAATCAGCAAAATTTTGATCAACAACGCTGGTCCTGGGGTTATTTTCTAGGTTTAAACAGTTATGACTTTAATTTTGACTACGAAAATTACAATCCTAGTCCCGTTACTGGACAAGATTTTGTTGTTGAGAAAAGAATTGGGTTTAATGTGGGTCTAATTGGAAATTTAAAACTGAACAACAATATTGATTTAAGAATTGAACCTGGTGTTAATTTTAACACCCGAGGCTTTCAAGCATTAAGAGCTGATGCAAACACTTACAGAGAAATTAGCTCCACTTACGTTCATATTCCTTTACTGGTTAAATTCAATGCCAACAGGCTCAATAATTTTAGACCTTTTGTAGTTGGGGGGGTATCCACTTCGATTAACTTAAGTAGTAATGAAAATAATCCGGATGATAATAGCGCAGGACAGTTTCGTATGACTACCAATTCCTATTATTACGAAATAGGCTTCGGAATTGACCTGTACTTATACTATTTTAAATTATCACCATCAATTCGCGGTGTATTTGCTATAAATGATGAACTTATTAGAGATGAAGATCCAAATAGTTTATACACGGGTAATGTAGACAAAATGTCTTCAAGAGCTATATTTATAAACTTTACTTTTCAATAG